In Luteipulveratus mongoliensis, the DNA window GTCCACGGGCTCTCATCGCCGCGCACCTTCAGTTTCGCCGGTGCGGCCTTGGCCGCCTTCTTGACCGGCTTCGCGGGGGACTTCTTCGCTGCATCCTCGGCGGCGGGGCCCTTGATCGACACATCTACCTCGCTCGGGTTGATCGGTGCGGATGACGCGGTACGTGCGCTGGCCTTCTTGGCTGCAGCCTTCTTCGCCGGTGCCTTGGCGGCAGCCTTCGCAGGAGCCGCCTTCGTGGCCGGCGCCTTCGCAGGAGCTTTTTTGGCCGGTGCCTTCGCAGCGCTCTTCTTGGCCGGAGCCTGCTTGACCGCGGCCTTCTTCGCCGGAGCCTTCTTGGCGGGTGCCTCGGCAGCCGCCTTCTTCGCCGGAGCCTTCTTGGCCGGTGTCTTCGCAGGCGCCGCCTTCTTGGCCGGAACCTTCGCAGCGGCCTTCTCAGCCGGCGCCTTCGCGGTCTTGGCGGGCGCACTGGCGGCCTTCGCAGCCGGGCTGGAGGAACGGCGTACGGCCTTCTTGAGCGCGCGGCTGACTCTGCCGCCGAGACCCGCAGGTTCGGACGTGCCCTGATCCTTCTTCACAGCCATCGGATCCTCTCGGTACGTCCTGGACGCTTCGCCCCCCAGGCTCAGGCGTGAGCGGATGTACCGGCAGAGGATAAATGACGGCCCGTCATCGAACAACGGCGACCGGCCGCATGCTGGGAAATTCTTGACCTAGAACCGTGCCCACATGGTGAGACGACGACGGCGCCCCACCCTCAGGGTGAGGCGCCGTCGTACGCGCGATCAGGCCTTGGCGATGTTGCCGGCGCCCTTCTCACTGTCGATCGGGGCGTGGTCCAGCTGCTTGAGCTGGCCCTCGATGTAGCCCTTGAGCTTGGTGCGGTAGTCACGCTCGAACGTCCGCAGCTGCTCGATGTCCGACGTCAGCCGGTCACGCTCGGTGTTGAGCTGGCTGAGGATCGTGGACTTCTTGTTCTCGGCGTCCCCGACCATGGTGTTGGACCGGTCGGTCGCATCCTTGATCAGCGAGTCGTGCTTGTTCTGGCCGACGCTGATGAGCTCGTCGTGCCGGGCCTGCGCGGTGCGGATCAGCTCGTCGTACTTGGACTGACCCTGCTTGAGCAGGTCATCACGCTTGCTGGTGGCCTCGCCGACGACCTTGTCGCGGTGCTGCTCACCCTCGGAGATCAGCCGCGAACGCGTCGACTGCCCCTCGGAGACGTGCTCGTCGTGCAGTCGCTGAGCCAGCGCGATGACGCCGGCCGCGTCACTGTCGGCGGTTGTCGTCTGCGGCTGCTGCGGCGATGGCGGCGCGAACGCTGCGGGTGCCGCGGCCTGCTGGCCAGCACTGTTGGCCGTGGCGGTGGCCCGCTCTGCACGCTGACGCGCATCGCGCTCGGCCGCCTCGGCCTTCTCGATCTCGTTGCGCAGCGCGACAAGTCGGTCCTGGGCCTGCTTGGCCTGGGCCTCGACCTGCTGCTGTGCATCCTTGGCCGCGCGGGCCGACTCCTCGGCACGGGCCGTCTCGGCCTTGACCGCCGCGAGGCGGTCCTGCGCCGCGGACAAGTCACCGGAAACCTTGTCGGCGTCACGCCCACCGGCCGCCACGGGCGTCAGCCCGGGGACCGCGGACGCTCCTGAGGAAGGCGAGGCCCCCGCCTGCTCCCGGCCACTCAGACCCTTGGAGCGACGGCACTCCTCCAGCTTGGAGGTGAGGTCCTCGTTCTCAGCGTTCAGCCGACGCAACTCAACGACGATCTCGTCGAGGAAGTCGTCCACCTGGATCTCGTCGTAACCGCTACGACCGAAACCCTTGGGCTTCGTGAACTCCTTCTTGACTACGTCTTCAGGCGCCAACGCCATCTGTGCTCACCTCGGAAACCACGGTGTGGCCGGCTGCTGCGCACATGCTTCAGCGCGCGACCGGCCGACCTAACGAATGTCTGTCGTCCTCACCTTAGAAGACGGAGCAGCAAAGAGACAGTCAGCACGAGCACGAGGAACGCCAAATCGATGCGAATCTGCCCCAGACGGAGGGGTGGGATGACCCGTCGCAACGCTTTCAGCGGGGGGTCGGTGATCGAGTAGACGACCTCGGCGATGACCAGAACCGGCCCACGCGGGCGCCACTCACGGGCCAGCACCTGGATCCAGTCCAGGACGAGTCGTGCGATGAGCACGATGAAGAAGAGGTAGAGCAGGAGGGAGAGGACTGCGCGCACGGCGGTCATAGGCAGCAAGTGTGCGGGACGGCCGACCGCGCCTGTCGGCGGGGTCGGCCCGAAACCGCGGTCAGGACTGGTTGAAGAGCCCGCGCGTGGACTTGGCCGGCTCGCCGCCGGAGGTCGCGACCTCCACCGAGGACGGCGAGAGCAGGAAGACCTTGCTGGTCACCCGCTCGATCGAGCCATGCAGGCCGAAGACCAGACCGGCGGCGAAGTCGACCAGCCGCTTGGCGTCGTTGTCGTCCATGTCGCTGAGGTTCATGATCACCGGGACCCCGTCACGGAAGCTCTCACCGATGTTCTTGGCCTCGTTGTAGGTCCGCGGGTGGATGGTCGTGATGCGGCTCAAGGTGCCCACCTCCGAGTCGTGCAGCTCGCGGACAGGTCGCGCGACCCCGGAGCGCTGATGCAGTGGGGTCACCTCGGCGGTGTGCTCGATGACGGGCTCGCGCTCGTAGGCGGGCTCGTCGTCGTAGTAGTCGCCCTGGTCGTCCTCGTAGTAGTAGTCGTCCCGACGGCCCTGGACCTCAGGGTGGGCAGGATCGACCTCGGCCAGTCCGAGGTACTCCATCGTCTTGCGCAGCGCGCCAGCCATGTCCTGCTCCTTGGATCCTTCGTGCCCGGGACCGCCTCGCGGCGACCAGGATGTGCGTCGTCGTCCGTTCTCGACGCTACCGAAGGGCCGGTCTGGAACCGAGGATTGCGCTTCCGACACGCAGGTGTGTCGCTCCGGCCGCCACCGCTGCCTCGAGGTCGCCACTCATCCCCGCGGAGATCCAGGTCGCGTCGGGGTGTTCACGGTGTACGTCCTCGGCGAGCTCCCGCAGCCGGGCGAAAGCCGGCGCCGGGTCCGCACCGAGCGGCGCCACGGCCATGACGCCGCGCAGGTCCAGCTGTGCCGAGTCGGCGACCGCGTCAGCCAGCGCCCCGATCTCGTGCGGTGCGACCCCGCCTCGTGCGGCATCGGAGCCCGCCAGGTCGACCTGCAGCGTCACGGACAAGCGCCGGTCACGCTGGGCCGCGGCGCGGTCGAGGGCCGCGACCACCTTGGCGCGGTCGACGGACTGGACGACATCGGCGTACGACGTCACGGCAGCTGCCTTGTTGCTCTGCAGCTGACCGATGAAGTGCACCGTGAGGTCCGCCCGCGTCCGTGGGTCGAGCTCAGCCACCTTGTCCGCGGCCTCCTGATGCCGGTTCTCACCGATGTGGCGTACGCCGAGGTCGTGCAGGCGAGTGACATCGGCTGCCGGGAAGAACTTGGTGACCACGACGAGGGTGACGCCTTCAGGGTCGCGATCGACGGCCGCGCAGGCCGAGCGAATGCGAGCATCCACGACTTCGAGGCCGGCCTTGAGCTCGGCCGTCCGCTGGTCCTCGGTCACGCATCTCCCACCGTCGTACGGTCGCGAACAGCGTTGCGAATCAAGACTTCTCGCCGCGCAGCACGATGACGCCCGCGAAGCGACCGGTGCGACCATCGCGACGGTAGGAGTACAAGGAAGGCGACTCACGCGTACAGCCCGGCACCCACTCGACCTCGGCCGCGGCGTCGGCCAGCTGCCCCACGACACCGGCCGCGACGTCGATGGCCGGCGTGCCCACCCAGCTCACGGTCCACGCACTCGGGGTGACGGTCCCCGCACCCGCGCGCATCTCGGCCGGCACCTCGT includes these proteins:
- a CDS encoding YggT family protein, with the translated sequence MTAVRAVLSLLLYLFFIVLIARLVLDWIQVLAREWRPRGPVLVIAEVVYSITDPPLKALRRVIPPLRLGQIRIDLAFLVLVLTVSLLLRLLR
- a CDS encoding TraR/DksA family transcriptional regulator — its product is MAVKKDQGTSEPAGLGGRVSRALKKAVRRSSSPAAKAASAPAKTAKAPAEKAAAKVPAKKAAPAKTPAKKAPAKKAAAEAPAKKAPAKKAAVKQAPAKKSAAKAPAKKAPAKAPATKAAPAKAAAKAPAKKAAAKKASARTASSAPINPSEVDVSIKGPAAEDAAKKSPAKPVKKAAKAAPAKLKVRGDESPWTTKELDEVRAQLTEDIERLNAELSDIELEIIGLMQDSGDGAGDDQADAGTKTFEREHEFTVAQNSREMLEQSQRAMTAIDDGTYGICENCGNAIGKLRLQAFPRATLCLPCKQLQERH
- a CDS encoding cell division protein SepF: MAGALRKTMEYLGLAEVDPAHPEVQGRRDDYYYEDDQGDYYDDEPAYEREPVIEHTAEVTPLHQRSGVARPVRELHDSEVGTLSRITTIHPRTYNEAKNIGESFRDGVPVIMNLSDMDDNDAKRLVDFAAGLVFGLHGSIERVTSKVFLLSPSSVEVATSGGEPAKSTRGLFNQS
- a CDS encoding YggS family pyridoxal phosphate-dependent enzyme, whose product is MTEDQRTAELKAGLEVVDARIRSACAAVDRDPEGVTLVVVTKFFPAADVTRLHDLGVRHIGENRHQEAADKVAELDPRTRADLTVHFIGQLQSNKAAAVTSYADVVQSVDRAKVVAALDRAAAQRDRRLSVTLQVDLAGSDAARGGVAPHEIGALADAVADSAQLDLRGVMAVAPLGADPAPAFARLRELAEDVHREHPDATWISAGMSGDLEAAVAAGATHLRVGSAILGSRPALR
- a CDS encoding DivIVA domain-containing protein, with the protein product MALAPEDVVKKEFTKPKGFGRSGYDEIQVDDFLDEIVVELRRLNAENEDLTSKLEECRRSKGLSGREQAGASPSSGASAVPGLTPVAAGGRDADKVSGDLSAAQDRLAAVKAETARAEESARAAKDAQQQVEAQAKQAQDRLVALRNEIEKAEAAERDARQRAERATATANSAGQQAAAPAAFAPPSPQQPQTTTADSDAAGVIALAQRLHDEHVSEGQSTRSRLISEGEQHRDKVVGEATSKRDDLLKQGQSKYDELIRTAQARHDELISVGQNKHDSLIKDATDRSNTMVGDAENKKSTILSQLNTERDRLTSDIEQLRTFERDYRTKLKGYIEGQLKQLDHAPIDSEKGAGNIAKA